GACCGATCTGACGGACTACGCGTCACTGGACGTCTTCTACCAGCTGGATTGGGAGAAGACGGTGATTGACGCCAGCGGTACGTATTTTTCGACCAATGATTTCGCCGGTATCGGTGGTATCACCGCCCAGATCGGCTTCGGTCGGGCGCCGGAGAACGCGTCCCCGCTGACGGTCTGCTCCGACGGTTCGCCCTGCGTGCCCTTTGGTGCGGCCATTACCCGCCTGCCGGATCGTGAGCCCGACAGTGAAGACCAGTTCGGCGGCGCGCTGCGGATGTACATCCCGGCGCTAAACGATTTGGACCTGAGCCTTTACGCTGCGAACTATCACAGCCGTTTGCCGCTGGTGTCGGGGCGCTCGCGGCCGACGGGCAACGATCCGTCCACTGAATCCGGTTACCGGCTCGTGTATCCGGAGAACATCAAGCTCTACGGACTGTCCTTCAACACCACCATTATTGGTGGGCTGGCCTTGCAGGGCGAAGTCAGCCGGAAAGATGACCAGCCACTGCAAATCGACGACGTCGAGTTGCTGCTCGCCGGGCTGGGTGTCTCCAGTCAGGTCGCACCGATCCAGGGTTCGGCGCTGGGCGGACAGGAGATCGTGGGCTACCGGCGGTTTAGCGTGAACCAGGTCAATCTGGGGCTGACCAAGATTCTTGGTCCCTGGGCACCAATTGGCGTGGATCAGACCACCGTGGTCTTCGAGGCGGCGGGCATGTATGTGGAAGATATGCCCGAACTCGACGAACTGCGCCTGGAAGCTCCCGGGACCTATACCCCCGGTGATGCCGCAACGGCGGCGGCCCTGGGCGTGCCCCAGCAAATTGGCGGCTATCCCACAGCGTTCTCCTGGGGTTATCGCCTGGCTGCGCGCATGACCTACAACAACGTGTTCAACCGCTTTGTCATGGAGCCGACCATTCTGTGGCAGCACGATGTCAACGGGACCTCGCCGACGCCCCTATCGAACCATGTCGAAGGCCGTGAGCAGATCAACCTGATTCTGAACACGCGCTATCTCGATCGCTGGGAGCTGGAACTGGGGTATACCGTGTTCCAGGGTGCCGGGCAGTACAACCTGCTGGGTGACCGGGATTACGCCCAGGCCGTGCTGAGCTACAGCTTCTAGGCACGCGCGGAGGTCCGCGTGGCCCACACGATGCCGATTTGTCCGGCTCGATGCAGGCCCGTCACGCAGCGGGAGAACCACAGGGCGCCTTCGGGCGCCCTGTTTCGTTGCGGCCGGACGCGCCTCGGCATAGGCTGTCGCCAGCCCAGGGAGGGGACTGCATGCAGTACGCAAAGCTTTACGCGAATGAGAGCGGCACGCTTCTGGCCGTGGATGAATCCGATGCCGCGCAGGAGCTGCTCGCCGGCGTAACCCTACCGCGTCCGATGTTCGAAGGGGAGGCCGTGCCGCACCACGTTGCGAGAGCCTTTCTGACGGAATATGGCGGTAAGTGGATGCGAGATGACGGCATCCACCACTTTGAGACCAACCCGGTCAAGAAGCCGCGGCCGGTGCCTACGAATCCGGTGGAGCAGACCGTGACGATGGACTGGATTCCGAAGCGTTAGACTCGGCTTGGTCGCCATCGAGCCTGATTTCCTCGCGTTCCCCCAGAAAGCGTGGCTGCTTATCGATGAAGAACAGGTCCAG
Above is a window of Abyssibacter profundi DNA encoding:
- a CDS encoding DUF1302 domain-containing protein, producing the protein MQTKHTRAAGLTLAALSSLAAWPAVALDFDLGDASIRIDSDLTTGFAVRMESQDRRLIGRANQTADGQAGLAYSTNGDDGNLQFDKGDVFAAPTKLTSDLSFNWGNFGAFVRGTYTYDVVLQDEAFLDPADHEGLPDDTLNAQDLAARRSAIQDEVGNDADLLDAYVYGDFDVFGRYLAFRIGKQALNWGESTFVQNGLNSVLSFNVNHLRVPGFQLEEVYRPVSMVWASTDLTDYASLDVFYQLDWEKTVIDASGTYFSTNDFAGIGGITAQIGFGRAPENASPLTVCSDGSPCVPFGAAITRLPDREPDSEDQFGGALRMYIPALNDLDLSLYAANYHSRLPLVSGRSRPTGNDPSTESGYRLVYPENIKLYGLSFNTTIIGGLALQGEVSRKDDQPLQIDDVELLLAGLGVSSQVAPIQGSALGGQEIVGYRRFSVNQVNLGLTKILGPWAPIGVDQTTVVFEAAGMYVEDMPELDELRLEAPGTYTPGDAATAAALGVPQQIGGYPTAFSWGYRLAARMTYNNVFNRFVMEPTILWQHDVNGTSPTPLSNHVEGREQINLILNTRYLDRWELELGYTVFQGAGQYNLLGDRDYAQAVLSYSF